One genomic window of Candidatus Kuenenia stuttgartiensis includes the following:
- a CDS encoding tetratricopeptide repeat protein: protein MADTVSELDINKLLDAETISRETVAEIKQKVLGFLENRKIFDKKIESLREGIRKETDNAKLKDKKLLLGICLWIIGETKEAMGLLNEVKTRKIGSYYLGKCYQELGDYKNALECFERAKKSDDEEFDICMDIAETKRMAGDSNEALKVIKNFSQSHNDNAELHYQWGHCLESLGMYEEAFVHYDKALQIEPNHTKSLFQMAFNYDIAGEDDLAIEYYERCTNLRPAHKNAYMNLGILYEDNGKYDDAIFCYEAVLDVEPMHERASFCLKSAKASSEMVFDEEASKKQGHEGDVLNIPISDFELSVRSRNCLEKMNIHTLRDLTRISEPDLLTFKNFGETSLNEIKAILIQKGLQLGQSYDGHNIEKSTGKKTGSLKRAKG, encoded by the coding sequence ATGGCAGATACGGTATCTGAGTTAGATATCAACAAACTCCTTGACGCTGAAACAATTTCAAGAGAGACTGTTGCTGAGATAAAACAAAAAGTTTTAGGCTTTTTAGAAAACAGGAAGATCTTTGATAAAAAAATAGAGTCATTAAGGGAAGGAATAAGGAAGGAAACTGATAACGCTAAACTGAAAGACAAAAAGCTGTTGCTGGGAATATGTTTGTGGATCATTGGAGAAACGAAAGAAGCTATGGGCTTATTGAATGAAGTAAAGACAAGGAAAATAGGCTCGTATTACCTGGGGAAATGTTATCAGGAATTGGGTGATTATAAAAATGCGTTAGAGTGTTTTGAACGGGCGAAAAAATCAGATGATGAAGAATTTGATATCTGCATGGATATTGCCGAGACAAAAAGAATGGCGGGCGACAGCAATGAGGCATTAAAGGTAATAAAGAATTTTTCACAGTCACACAACGACAACGCTGAACTGCATTATCAATGGGGACATTGCCTGGAGTCCTTGGGGATGTACGAAGAGGCTTTCGTGCATTACGACAAGGCGCTTCAGATCGAACCAAATCATACGAAATCTCTTTTTCAAATGGCATTTAATTACGATATCGCCGGGGAAGACGACCTTGCGATTGAATATTATGAACGATGCACCAACCTCCGTCCTGCCCATAAAAATGCATACATGAATTTAGGGATATTATACGAAGACAATGGAAAATATGATGACGCAATTTTTTGTTATGAAGCCGTTTTGGATGTAGAGCCTATGCACGAAAGGGCCTCATTTTGCCTGAAGAGTGCAAAGGCTTCTTCGGAAATGGTTTTTGATGAGGAGGCGTCGAAAAAACAGGGACATGAAGGTGACGTGTTAAATATTCCCATTTCCGACTTCGAACTTTCCGTTCGGAGCAGAAATTGCCTTGAAAAAATGAATATTCATACCTTAAGAGATCTGACAAGAATTTCAGAACCAGATTTGTTGACATTTAAAAATTTTGGGGAAACCTCTCTTAACGAAATAAAGGCAATATTGATACAAAAAGGATTACAATTGGGACAATCCTATGATGGGCACAATATCGAGAAATCCACTGGCAAAAAGACTGGTTCCCTGAAGAGGGCAAAAGGTTGA
- the pnpS gene encoding two-component system histidine kinase PnpS yields the protein MLKHKPVFKACFLLFLLLSVCFFSAFYYVHRTLKSHHVTLLDENILSKSSAVYNSLKNVLQGNDRGKIVSACEDIGNLLKVGIVITDAAGSVAYTSLNKNIPETFTEDNVLARLLSGGENTIFHDKLHRVSRISLPIAIPDVDIKLLVVISPFEHAHAAISAVSKKITVCLLILFAVSAAIGFIIIERILSPVAEITGIAMDFLRGDFTMRADISSRNGTKELAKAVNTMGNRLQAQQQIISDSEKRLTAIINNMNDAIIVVDLQERILLINNTAMTFFGIAEITPGRDYLWERIRNETLQILVKQTMKTNTGFTTEIEYASPKKKLLQTQFSLLQKDNNTIGILIVFHDITDLRKLENTRKEFVANVSHELRTPLTSIRGYVETLLENYAAGGGHTYNSLKVIMKHTQRLDNLIKDILELSKLETNELKMELHELNIYECIEDILHTYKEHCEEKKQSFRLHISQNLPTVESNEYLLRQLLTNLLDNAIKYTHESGDIRLSISPAEETIQIEVSDTGIGIPHEHIPRIFERFYRIDPARSREMGGTGLGLSIVKHIVNLHNGAIKLKSTVGKGSTFTVILPQKQEKPSAAFDGK from the coding sequence ATGTTGAAACACAAGCCGGTTTTTAAAGCATGTTTCCTCCTTTTTTTACTGTTATCCGTTTGTTTCTTCTCCGCCTTTTATTACGTTCACAGAACACTGAAATCGCATCATGTAACCCTTCTCGACGAAAATATTCTTTCAAAATCATCTGCAGTATATAATTCTTTGAAAAACGTGCTGCAGGGAAACGACAGGGGAAAGATTGTTTCTGCCTGTGAAGATATCGGTAATTTACTCAAGGTCGGCATTGTTATCACGGATGCTGCCGGAAGTGTTGCCTATACTTCCTTAAATAAAAATATACCGGAAACATTCACGGAGGATAACGTTCTCGCACGCCTGCTTAGCGGCGGGGAAAACACTATATTTCACGATAAATTACACCGGGTATCACGCATATCTTTACCTATTGCTATTCCTGATGTGGATATAAAACTCCTTGTCGTTATTTCCCCTTTTGAACACGCTCACGCCGCGATCTCCGCTGTTTCAAAAAAAATTACCGTGTGCCTTTTAATTCTTTTTGCTGTTAGTGCTGCCATAGGATTCATCATTATCGAACGAATCCTTTCCCCGGTAGCAGAAATTACCGGAATTGCCATGGATTTTCTCCGGGGTGATTTTACGATGAGGGCGGATATTTCTTCCCGGAATGGTACGAAGGAACTTGCCAAAGCAGTTAATACGATGGGAAACCGTTTGCAGGCGCAACAACAAATAATTTCCGATAGTGAAAAAAGGTTGACGGCTATCATAAATAATATGAACGACGCCATCATAGTGGTGGATTTACAGGAAAGGATTTTGCTTATAAACAATACGGCAATGACATTTTTTGGCATAGCAGAGATAACGCCTGGCAGGGATTATTTGTGGGAAAGGATAAGAAATGAAACGCTGCAAATACTGGTAAAACAGACAATGAAAACCAATACCGGATTTACGACAGAAATAGAATACGCTTCCCCAAAGAAAAAGCTGCTTCAGACGCAGTTTTCCCTGCTTCAAAAAGACAATAATACCATAGGAATTCTCATTGTATTCCACGACATTACTGATTTAAGAAAATTGGAAAACACCAGGAAGGAGTTTGTCGCCAATGTTTCTCACGAATTAAGGACACCTCTTACCTCAATCAGGGGATATGTGGAAACGCTGTTGGAAAACTATGCCGCTGGGGGCGGGCATACGTATAACAGTTTGAAAGTTATTATGAAACATACACAAAGACTTGATAATTTGATTAAAGATATTTTGGAACTCTCAAAGCTGGAAACGAACGAATTGAAAATGGAGCTTCATGAATTAAACATATATGAGTGTATTGAGGATATATTGCACACCTACAAGGAACACTGCGAGGAAAAGAAACAATCGTTTCGCCTGCACATCTCACAAAACCTCCCCACTGTAGAATCAAATGAATACCTTTTAAGGCAGCTACTGACAAACCTTCTTGACAATGCAATAAAATATACGCACGAGAGCGGGGACATCAGGCTTTCAATCTCTCCGGCGGAGGAAACAATACAAATTGAAGTTTCAGATACGGGTATCGGAATACCACACGAGCATATTCCCCGTATTTTTGAGAGGTTTTACCGGATAGACCCGGCACGTTCAAGGGAAATGGGCGGAACAGGGTTAGGTCTTTCTATCGTCAAACATATAGTAAACCTTCATAATGGCGCCATTAAACTGAAAAGTACGGTCGGCAAGGGGAGTACCTTTACGGTCATATTGCCGCAAAAACAAGAAAAACCGTCAGCCGCTTTTGATGGCAAATAA
- a CDS encoding TPR end-of-group domain-containing protein — translation MKTESKKRALSPIKLPKYNFTLRAPEFQREGEEFIVWFFEGIIEKVPDYVECLMYLGNAYTETGRYEKGLLIDLKLCRLRKDDPFVHYNLACSYALLKNTEEAFIALEKAIDLGYNDIYYIKNDKDLAVLRKDLRYKNLLKKISKKA, via the coding sequence ATGAAAACAGAATCAAAAAAAAGGGCGCTTTCACCAATAAAACTGCCCAAATATAACTTCACCCTCCGTGCTCCTGAATTTCAGAGGGAGGGGGAAGAGTTTATTGTCTGGTTTTTCGAAGGGATCATTGAAAAGGTACCGGATTATGTTGAGTGTCTTATGTATTTAGGCAATGCTTACACTGAAACGGGCAGGTACGAAAAGGGTCTTCTGATTGACCTGAAACTGTGCCGCCTGCGAAAAGATGACCCGTTTGTGCATTACAATCTGGCATGCAGTTATGCGTTGCTTAAAAATACAGAAGAAGCGTTTATTGCACTGGAAAAGGCAATAGATTTGGGCTACAACGATATTTACTATATTAAAAACGACAAAGACCTTGCGGTTCTCAGAAAAGACCTTCGGTATAAAAACCTGTTAAAAAAAATCTCAAAAAAGGCATAG
- a CDS encoding epoxyqueuosine reductase QueH: MQLLLHICCACCLCAPLNELKKEGFAVTGFFYNPNIHPLLEFRRRIKALRVFQEKNPVKIIFNEEYGLRDFLKNVNYEGGNRCADCYAMRLDCAASYAKKHTYDAFTSTMLFSRYQDHVQLKEISERLSKEKEIPFLYRDYRYLSEHSNEIARKNMIYRQGYCGCVFSEYERYKDTTRELYKGNSLQYKENEDTSGGLPAKSGGEICHCSR, from the coding sequence ATGCAGCTATTATTACATATCTGTTGCGCATGTTGTTTATGTGCGCCACTCAATGAATTGAAAAAAGAAGGTTTTGCCGTTACCGGGTTTTTTTATAATCCGAATATACATCCATTGCTTGAGTTTCGCCGTAGAATAAAAGCATTGCGGGTTTTTCAGGAAAAAAATCCAGTAAAAATTATTTTTAACGAAGAATATGGATTAAGAGATTTTTTGAAAAATGTGAATTATGAGGGAGGCAACCGTTGCGCAGATTGCTATGCCATGAGGCTTGATTGTGCCGCATCGTATGCAAAAAAACATACGTATGACGCCTTCACCTCTACAATGTTATTCAGCAGGTACCAGGACCATGTACAATTAAAAGAAATTTCCGAAAGGCTATCAAAAGAAAAAGAGATACCTTTTTTGTATCGTGATTATCGTTATTTATCTGAGCATAGCAATGAAATTGCACGAAAAAACATGATTTACCGGCAGGGCTATTGTGGTTGTGTCTTCAGTGAATATGAAAGATACAAAGATACGACCCGGGAATTATATAAGGGAAATAGCCTTCAGTACAAGGAGAATGAAGATACTTCCGGGGGGTTGCCGGCAAAAAGCGGTGGCGAAATATGCCATTGTTCAAGATGA
- a CDS encoding type III pantothenate kinase — protein MWLAIDIGNTNIHAGVFEGDVLRSSFSLSSSEPHMLHDSLAKAISTCSLKNSVSAVIISSVNPKPEEVLFECIKTRLHVSPQKIGKDIPVPLSVFAEYPEKIGADRLLNAVAAYERFHDSAIIIDAGTAITVDVINNHGAFLGGIIAPGMAISSKALHHATALLPEVSITKKPDTILGRNTVEAIRSGIYWGAIGMVKQYIELICKELRDTPAIIATGGSAPILAREIPSIASITPHLTLEGIQCAYKAWRERE, from the coding sequence ATGTGGCTGGCAATTGATATTGGCAATACGAACATCCACGCCGGAGTTTTTGAGGGGGATGTTTTACGCTCATCCTTTTCCCTCAGCAGCAGCGAGCCGCATATGCTGCATGATAGCCTCGCAAAAGCAATATCCACTTGTTCTCTCAAAAACAGTGTTTCTGCCGTGATTATTTCCTCCGTAAACCCAAAACCAGAAGAGGTTCTCTTCGAATGCATAAAAACCCGGTTACATGTGTCACCCCAAAAAATCGGAAAAGATATTCCCGTTCCTTTGTCTGTTTTTGCAGAGTACCCGGAAAAAATTGGCGCCGACAGATTGCTGAATGCGGTTGCCGCATATGAACGATTCCATGATTCGGCAATAATAATTGACGCCGGCACTGCAATTACCGTTGATGTTATAAATAATCACGGCGCCTTTCTCGGCGGTATTATTGCTCCCGGCATGGCTATTTCTTCAAAGGCATTACACCATGCTACTGCTCTGCTGCCAGAAGTATCCATCACGAAAAAACCTGATACTATTTTAGGCAGAAACACCGTCGAAGCGATACGGTCAGGAATTTACTGGGGCGCAATCGGAATGGTAAAACAATACATTGAACTCATTTGCAAGGAACTCCGCGATACACCGGCGATCATTGCAACAGGGGGAAGCGCACCTATACTGGCGCGGGAGATACCGTCAATCGCTTCCATAACACCGCACCTTACGCTGGAAGGTATTCAATGTGCGTACAAGGCCTGGCGGGAGAGGGAATAA
- the ruvB gene encoding Holliday junction branch migration DNA helicase RuvB, with product MLNEGVLSSSAAIEDSNLDLTLRPKRFNDFIGQDRIKENLHIYIKAAKKRGEPIDHVLFSGPPGLGKTTLSQIIASETNTAIRTTSGPILDKPADLAGILTNLQQGEILFIDEIHRLNTNVEEYLYSAMEDFSIDIIIDQGQKARSVKINLQRFTLIGATTREGLLTAPLRSRFGVLEKLEFYPWEDLYKIVCNSARKLAIPIEVKGAEAIAKRSRGTPRIANRFLRRIRDVAQVLGEDGKDVIDEKIALRGLEMLGVDENGLCEMDRKILQTVVKSGGGPIGLKTIAVSVNEQEDTIEEVYESFLIQRGYLEKTPRGRIATKQTYEHLGVHKQMPAQKKIFQ from the coding sequence ATGTTAAATGAAGGGGTATTGTCTTCTTCCGCGGCAATTGAAGATAGTAATCTTGATCTTACGCTTAGGCCGAAAAGATTTAATGATTTCATAGGACAAGATCGTATAAAAGAAAACCTGCATATCTATATAAAAGCGGCAAAAAAAAGGGGTGAACCAATTGATCACGTCTTGTTTTCCGGCCCGCCTGGTTTGGGGAAAACGACGTTATCCCAAATCATTGCGAGTGAAACAAATACCGCTATAAGGACGACTTCCGGTCCCATATTGGATAAACCGGCAGACCTTGCGGGCATTTTAACCAATTTACAGCAAGGTGAAATTCTTTTCATTGATGAGATTCATCGATTAAATACTAATGTAGAAGAATATTTGTATTCTGCAATGGAAGATTTCTCCATCGATATAATTATTGACCAGGGGCAAAAAGCGAGGTCGGTAAAAATAAACCTGCAAAGGTTTACACTTATTGGAGCCACTACCCGTGAGGGGTTGCTTACTGCACCGTTACGGTCACGGTTTGGGGTACTTGAGAAACTGGAATTTTATCCATGGGAAGATCTGTATAAAATTGTGTGTAATTCTGCGCGTAAGCTTGCGATACCAATTGAGGTAAAGGGTGCAGAAGCAATAGCAAAGCGGTCGCGTGGCACCCCGAGGATTGCAAACAGGTTTTTAAGGAGAATTCGGGATGTGGCCCAGGTGTTAGGAGAAGACGGGAAGGATGTGATAGACGAGAAAATAGCACTCAGGGGGCTGGAGATGTTGGGCGTAGACGAAAATGGTTTATGCGAAATGGACCGCAAGATTTTGCAGACGGTAGTAAAAAGCGGAGGAGGCCCTATCGGATTAAAAACGATAGCAGTATCGGTAAATGAACAAGAAGATACTATAGAAGAAGTGTATGAATCCTTCCTTATCCAAAGAGGTTATTTGGAAAAAACGCCGCGGGGGAGAATTGCCACAAAACAAACATACGAGCATCTCGGTGTTCACAAACAAATGCCGGCGCAAAAAAAGATATTTCAATAG
- a CDS encoding DUF456 domain-containing protein gives MNIWEIILFAVSMVIMIAGMLGIVLPILPSIPLIWFGAFFYAVFTGFSEITWKLLLLFALLTVFSIVIENIGNVYGARRFGATKWGIAGSIMGSVAGFFWAGAIGLIVGPVIGTIIFEIIGGKNYAGAMKSGLGNFIGFVGGTLMKGIIGTTMIVIFVWKVFG, from the coding sequence ATGAATATTTGGGAAATAATACTATTTGCCGTATCAATGGTTATCATGATTGCGGGCATGCTGGGTATTGTGCTTCCAATACTCCCCAGTATCCCGTTAATTTGGTTCGGGGCTTTTTTTTATGCCGTCTTCACGGGTTTCAGCGAAATAACGTGGAAACTGTTGTTGCTATTTGCTCTGTTAACGGTATTTTCCATAGTTATCGAAAACATAGGCAATGTGTACGGCGCCAGGAGATTCGGCGCTACGAAATGGGGGATTGCAGGGTCGATCATGGGCAGCGTTGCAGGGTTTTTCTGGGCAGGGGCAATTGGATTAATTGTAGGGCCTGTTATCGGCACCATTATTTTTGAAATAATTGGCGGGAAAAATTACGCAGGCGCTATGAAATCAGGCCTGGGTAATTTTATCGGTTTTGTTGGCGGAACCCTGATGAAAGGGATTATTGGAACGACAATGATCGTTATTTTTGTATGGAAGGTTTTTGGCTAA
- a CDS encoding response regulator: protein MNETILIVDDERDIVNLIMYHLEKDGYKTITALDGEAALELSKSERPALIILDIMLPGMNGLEVCKRLKSDEALSDAAIIMLTARGEEDDITRGLKLGADDYVTKPFSPKELVARVHSVLRRTKNASFKKELLEIGDLKINMDNYEVKIGHDVIPLTLTEFKLLCQLAGKPGRVFTRDQLIDAIAGVETIIIDRTIDVHIASLRKKLKSFKNHIITIRGIGYKFMEWQAC, encoded by the coding sequence ATGAATGAAACCATACTGATCGTAGATGATGAACGGGATATTGTAAACCTTATTATGTACCATCTGGAAAAGGATGGTTACAAAACGATTACCGCCTTGGATGGCGAGGCAGCGCTTGAGTTGTCGAAATCGGAACGGCCGGCGCTTATCATCCTGGATATTATGCTTCCCGGAATGAACGGTCTGGAAGTATGCAAGCGTTTAAAGTCAGATGAAGCATTGTCCGATGCTGCCATAATCATGTTGACCGCCAGGGGAGAAGAAGACGATATAACACGCGGCCTCAAACTCGGAGCAGACGATTATGTTACAAAGCCATTCAGCCCGAAGGAACTCGTAGCGCGGGTACATTCCGTACTAAGACGCACAAAGAATGCTTCCTTTAAAAAGGAATTGTTAGAAATAGGCGATCTGAAAATTAACATGGACAACTATGAAGTAAAAATCGGACACGATGTCATCCCCCTGACACTTACCGAATTCAAACTATTGTGTCAATTGGCAGGCAAACCGGGCCGCGTATTTACCAGGGACCAATTGATTGATGCAATCGCCGGAGTGGAAACAATTATTATTGACAGGACGATTGATGTTCATATAGCGTCCCTGCGAAAAAAACTGAAGTCGTTTAAAAACCACATCATAACGATACGAGGCATTGGATACAAATTCATGGAATGGCAAGCATGTTGA
- the ruvA gene encoding Holliday junction branch migration protein RuvA has protein sequence MLDYIRGQVISKSPTKLVLEVAGVGYLLHIPISTFEKIPSRGEVTIHTQLFLREDGIKLFGFASDEERGLFQLLLSVNGVGPTMAIAILSGSTANDIKCAIAREDTKALMRIKGVGKKTAERIVLELKESVKGAKASIDIEMDGRQRAFADDAIMALISLGYGRPVAENAVKEAVKKLNLVDNIEVLVREALKFKT, from the coding sequence ATGTTAGATTACATCCGGGGGCAAGTGATTAGCAAATCTCCCACCAAGTTGGTCTTGGAAGTTGCAGGCGTTGGTTATTTATTACACATTCCAATCTCTACTTTTGAAAAAATTCCCAGCCGTGGCGAAGTTACAATTCATACTCAGTTGTTTTTGAGAGAAGATGGCATAAAACTGTTTGGATTTGCCTCAGATGAAGAAAGGGGCTTATTCCAGCTATTGCTATCGGTAAATGGTGTTGGGCCAACTATGGCAATTGCCATACTATCCGGCAGTACGGCAAACGATATTAAGTGTGCAATAGCCAGAGAAGACACAAAGGCATTAATGCGAATCAAAGGAGTGGGAAAAAAAACAGCGGAACGAATTGTGTTGGAACTAAAGGAAAGCGTTAAAGGGGCAAAAGCATCCATAGATATAGAAATGGATGGCAGACAAAGGGCATTTGCCGACGATGCAATTATGGCGTTAATTTCTTTAGGATATGGCAGGCCTGTGGCGGAAAACGCAGTAAAAGAGGCCGTAAAAAAATTGAATTTGGTGGACAATATAGAAGTTCTTGTGCGGGAAGCCTTGAAGTTTAAAACATAA
- a CDS encoding SulP family inorganic anion transporter — MGQNFKKDFNAGFLVFLIALPLCLGISLACGYPAIAGIFTAVVGAVVTTFISNSQLTIKGPAAGLIVIAIGAVTDFGYTGGRDIAADIQAYRMALGVGVAAGCLQIIFGLLRVGSLGDFFPLCAVHGMLAAIGIIVILKQFPIVLGGTAAGEPFELMAEIPRVIIDMNPYIAAIGIGSLIIMFGIPKIKHKYKILQKIPPPMFVLFFAIPLCLSLGVPNEGIYVFEGYEYNLGKEFMVNIPGNMFKAIAFPDFSSLKYIAGWKWVIMFALIGSIESLLSAKAIDILDPWKRKTNLDRDLFAVGIGNTLCAFIGGLPMISEIVRSKANIDNGARTRFANMYHGLLLLLFVALVPFLLCKIPLAALAAMLVYTGFQLTAPKEFVHTYKIGVEQLVIFVTTLVAVLATDLVIGIAIGIGAKFFVHIINGVPLRSLFRPYLDVKIKDDKTVVIFASDSAVFSNWIPFRKQVEYFLKEDKNVILNMSKTKLIDHSVMGKLNEFEHEFERKNLTLEVVGLEAHQKLSGHKLSAMKHNRELIVRKHVSIVAETGAQALVRKGFMNLDIARFASIEPVKKLTDTPNAAYSLVRIEALLQNEKADELFEYLREEILPKHPDTIVSIEDVEMVLPYERNPQK; from the coding sequence ATGGGACAAAATTTTAAAAAAGACTTTAATGCGGGATTTCTGGTTTTTTTAATTGCACTTCCGTTGTGTCTGGGGATTTCTCTTGCCTGTGGTTATCCGGCAATAGCAGGCATATTCACTGCGGTTGTAGGCGCAGTCGTTACAACGTTTATTAGTAATTCACAGTTAACAATAAAAGGGCCGGCCGCGGGGTTAATTGTTATTGCAATTGGTGCAGTTACCGATTTCGGGTATACCGGGGGAAGAGACATCGCCGCAGATATTCAAGCCTACAGAATGGCGCTGGGGGTAGGTGTCGCCGCCGGCTGCTTACAGATTATATTTGGTCTTCTCCGGGTAGGCTCACTTGGGGATTTTTTCCCCTTATGTGCTGTACATGGCATGTTAGCCGCTATTGGCATTATTGTCATTCTCAAACAATTTCCCATAGTATTAGGCGGTACTGCGGCAGGTGAACCTTTTGAATTAATGGCAGAGATACCCAGGGTTATCATTGATATGAATCCTTACATTGCGGCAATAGGCATCGGCAGTTTAATTATCATGTTTGGTATCCCAAAGATAAAGCATAAGTATAAAATACTGCAAAAGATTCCTCCTCCAATGTTTGTGCTATTTTTTGCAATACCGCTTTGTTTATCTCTTGGAGTGCCAAATGAAGGCATTTATGTCTTTGAAGGATATGAATATAACCTCGGAAAAGAATTCATGGTAAATATTCCAGGCAATATGTTCAAGGCAATCGCCTTCCCGGATTTTTCTTCATTAAAATACATTGCAGGATGGAAATGGGTAATAATGTTTGCACTGATAGGAAGCATCGAATCCCTTCTTAGCGCAAAGGCGATAGATATTCTTGATCCATGGAAAAGGAAAACAAACCTTGACAGGGATTTGTTTGCTGTTGGAATAGGAAACACACTGTGTGCATTTATCGGCGGACTGCCTATGATATCTGAAATTGTGCGTAGTAAGGCAAATATAGACAATGGTGCGCGCACACGTTTTGCAAACATGTACCACGGTCTATTGTTGCTGCTTTTTGTCGCGCTTGTGCCTTTTTTACTTTGCAAAATACCCCTGGCGGCGCTAGCCGCAATGCTTGTATACACAGGGTTTCAGTTAACCGCGCCAAAGGAATTTGTTCATACTTACAAAATTGGCGTGGAGCAGTTGGTCATATTTGTCACTACATTAGTAGCAGTATTGGCAACGGACCTGGTCATCGGAATCGCCATAGGCATAGGAGCAAAATTTTTCGTACATATCATAAACGGCGTACCCCTTCGGTCATTATTCAGGCCGTATCTGGATGTTAAGATAAAGGACGATAAGACGGTAGTAATTTTCGCAAGCGATTCGGCTGTTTTCAGCAACTGGATTCCGTTCAGAAAACAGGTAGAATACTTCCTTAAAGAAGATAAAAATGTAATATTGAACATGTCAAAAACAAAGCTTATTGATCATAGTGTTATGGGAAAGCTAAACGAGTTCGAGCATGAATTCGAGCGTAAAAATCTTACCCTGGAAGTAGTTGGTTTAGAGGCACATCAAAAGCTGTCGGGACATAAACTTTCTGCCATGAAACATAACAGGGAATTGATCGTAAGAAAACATGTAAGCATTGTTGCTGAAACGGGAGCCCAGGCGTTGGTAAGGAAAGGCTTTATGAACCTTGATATTGCCAGGTTTGCAAGCATAGAACCGGTCAAAAAGCTGACGGACACACCAAATGCAGCATATTCTTTAGTGCGTATTGAAGCACTGCTGCAAAATGAAAAAGCCGATGAGCTTTTTGAGTATTTACGTGAGGAAATATTACCAAAGCACCCCGATACAATTGTCAGCATCGAAGATGTCGAAATGGTGTTGCCTTATGAAAGAAATCCGCAAAAATAG
- a CDS encoding cache domain-containing protein, translating into MIAMGLLSFKILGSGLRKQVQNHLFSVREIKKTQIQSFFRERYGDINILSKNPLIMQSLPVFAAAFKEGGFGDPRYKQAERDYGYLFMHFLTQHGLQNIYLVDAEGFVVYGVKGESFRGENLKSSHFVSTTLNEVFTEGLTRLHFSDITFNEKTRDFMCIGACPVFDNATTFLGVIIVEIPYSKLDAIVSQSEGLGKTGEIYIIGEDKLMRTKSRFLRENTILKMKIDTKSSRDVILGNTYIQRVKDYRNLPVISAYTPLDGLRDVKWFLLVEMDEKEVLHPFVVLEAYLVVVATVIFTISIVFHRFIRKKALL; encoded by the coding sequence TTGATTGCTATGGGGTTGCTCTCCTTTAAAATCCTTGGGTCTGGGCTTCGAAAACAGGTTCAGAACCACCTCTTTTCCGTTCGGGAAATTAAAAAAACACAGATACAGAGCTTTTTCCGTGAACGGTACGGTGACATTAATATCCTCTCCAAAAATCCGCTCATTATGCAGAGTTTACCGGTTTTTGCCGCCGCGTTTAAGGAAGGCGGTTTTGGTGATCCCCGTTATAAACAAGCAGAAAGGGATTATGGATACCTTTTTATGCATTTTTTGACGCAGCATGGCCTCCAAAACATATACCTCGTGGATGCAGAGGGATTTGTTGTCTATGGAGTAAAAGGCGAATCGTTTCGTGGAGAAAATTTAAAAAGCAGTCATTTTGTTTCAACGACACTCAATGAAGTCTTCACTGAAGGGTTAACACGCCTTCATTTTTCAGATATAACCTTTAACGAGAAAACGAGAGACTTCATGTGCATTGGCGCCTGCCCTGTTTTTGATAATGCCACTACATTTTTAGGGGTAATTATTGTTGAAATACCCTATTCGAAACTTGACGCTATTGTGTCACAATCGGAAGGATTAGGAAAAACAGGAGAGATTTATATTATTGGCGAAGACAAATTAATGAGAACAAAGTCAAGATTTCTCAGGGAAAATACTATTTTAAAAATGAAAATAGACACAAAATCTTCGCGGGATGTCATTCTTGGCAATACCTATATACAACGAGTGAAGGATTATCGCAACCTTCCCGTGATCAGCGCATATACACCCCTTGACGGTTTAAGGGATGTGAAATGGTTTCTCCTTGTGGAAATGGATGAAAAAGAAGTATTGCATCCCTTTGTTGTGCTGGAAGCGTACCTTGTAGTTGTTGCAACTGTTATCTTCACTATTTCTATTGTATTTCACCGGTTTATCAGAAAAAAAGCCCTGTTATAA